The following coding sequences lie in one Streptomyces venezuelae genomic window:
- a CDS encoding NlpC/P60 family protein, translating into MRKAWVVASVGIGGALSFIALLVVGTYMAAGSMANGVGGGSVGLAKGAVPATYQPLVQKWGNLCKAINPALLAAQLYQESGFNPRATSPAKAQGIAQFIPGTWASHGLDGDGDGDRDVWDPKDAIPSAASYDCKLAGYVKDAPGDPTKNMLAAYNAGAYAVIKYGGVPPYSETQNYVKTITDLSKSFARPVGRVEPSRQAAGAIYYAQKKLGTLYLWGGNGTPEQGGRFDCSGLTLAAYRSVGVTLPRVANDQYNAGPHPKREELLPGDLVFFSDDLTNSRAIRHVGIYVGGGYMINAPRTNAVIRFDRIDTPDYFGATRVTEDGAKAVPAKPTEV; encoded by the coding sequence GTGCGTAAGGCGTGGGTCGTCGCGTCTGTCGGGATCGGCGGGGCCCTCAGCTTCATCGCGCTGCTCGTCGTCGGGACGTACATGGCCGCGGGAAGCATGGCCAACGGGGTCGGCGGTGGGTCCGTGGGGCTCGCCAAGGGGGCCGTGCCCGCCACCTATCAGCCCCTCGTGCAGAAGTGGGGCAACCTCTGCAAAGCCATCAACCCCGCGCTGCTCGCCGCCCAGCTCTACCAGGAGAGCGGGTTCAATCCGCGTGCCACGAGCCCGGCGAAGGCGCAGGGGATAGCGCAGTTCATTCCCGGGACGTGGGCCTCGCACGGTCTGGACGGGGACGGGGACGGCGATCGGGACGTGTGGGATCCGAAGGACGCCATTCCGTCCGCCGCGTCGTACGACTGCAAGCTCGCCGGATACGTGAAGGACGCGCCCGGAGACCCCACGAAGAACATGCTCGCCGCGTACAACGCGGGCGCGTACGCGGTCATCAAGTACGGCGGCGTCCCGCCCTACAGCGAGACGCAGAACTACGTGAAGACCATCACCGACCTCTCGAAGAGCTTCGCCCGGCCCGTCGGCCGCGTGGAGCCCTCCAGGCAGGCGGCGGGAGCCATCTACTACGCGCAGAAGAAGCTGGGCACCCTCTACCTCTGGGGCGGCAACGGCACCCCCGAGCAGGGCGGCCGCTTCGACTGCTCCGGGCTCACCCTCGCCGCGTACCGCTCCGTCGGCGTCACGCTGCCCCGCGTCGCCAACGACCAGTACAACGCGGGCCCGCACCCCAAGCGGGAGGAACTCCTCCCCGGCGACCTCGTCTTCTTCTCGGACGACCTGACCAATTCCCGCGCCATCCGGCACGTCGGCATCTACGTTGGCGGGGGATACATGATCAACGCCCCGCGCACCAACGCCGTCATCCGCTTCGACCGCATCGACACCCCTGACTACTTCGGCGCGACCCGTGTCACGGAGGACGGGGCCAAGGCCGTGCCCGCCAAGCCGACCGAAGTGTGA
- a CDS encoding ATP-binding cassette domain-containing protein — protein sequence MSTSHSAAATGSQPVAAVARVTVEYGSTTALDDVSLTFPAGVTGLLGPNGAGKSTLLSLLSTARRPKSGDVTLLGETPGRTRVQRLRKQIGVLPQSFGYYPRFTVLEFTEYAAWLRKVPAAQRRDRAREALRLVQMEKHAGAKMGALSGGMLRRVGIAQAMVNEPSLVLLDEPTVGLDPAQRVGFRKLIKELGDRCAVVMSTHLAEDVAHVCDRVAVLLEGTVRFTGTVAELCALPDGDAGGAGGAGGAGGDIDGSAVEAGYLHLAGTEAVAG from the coding sequence GTGAGCACCTCCCACAGCGCCGCCGCGACCGGCTCCCAGCCGGTCGCGGCGGTCGCGCGCGTCACCGTCGAGTACGGCTCGACGACCGCCCTCGACGACGTCTCCCTCACCTTCCCCGCCGGCGTCACCGGCCTCCTCGGGCCCAACGGGGCGGGAAAAAGCACCCTCTTGTCGCTGCTGAGCACGGCCCGCAGACCCAAGTCCGGGGACGTCACCCTCCTGGGGGAGACCCCGGGACGGACCCGCGTGCAGCGGCTGCGCAAACAGATCGGGGTGCTGCCGCAGTCCTTCGGGTACTACCCCCGCTTCACCGTCCTCGAGTTCACCGAGTACGCCGCGTGGCTGCGCAAGGTGCCCGCCGCCCAGCGCCGCGACCGCGCCCGCGAGGCGCTGCGTCTGGTGCAGATGGAGAAGCATGCCGGTGCCAAAATGGGCGCCCTTTCCGGCGGCATGCTGCGCCGCGTCGGCATCGCCCAGGCCATGGTCAACGAACCCTCCCTCGTCCTCCTCGACGAGCCGACGGTGGGCCTCGACCCGGCCCAGCGCGTCGGATTCCGCAAGCTCATCAAGGAGTTGGGCGACCGCTGCGCGGTGGTGATGAGCACCCACCTCGCCGAGGACGTGGCGCACGTGTGCGACCGCGTCGCCGTCCTCCTGGAGGGCACGGTCCGGTTCACCGGCACTGTTGCCGAGTTGTGTGCTCTGCCCGACGGGGACGCGGGCGGCGCGGGTGGCGCGGGTGGCGCGGGCGGCGACATCGACGGGAGTGCCGTGGAAGCCGGGTACCTGCATCTCGCCGGCACGGAAGCGGTGGCCGGCTGA
- a CDS encoding maleylpyruvate isomerase N-terminal domain-containing protein, producing the protein MPDTGDPAAIESAPVTAEDVTTAVRLAVAVLREAPDDADWSGKAGGLEWDCWETVEHLADDLFAYAAQLGPERPPLDREVPFLWYRRRDGGPSNVTFADREAGVAGLLQVLESCGALLTAMVATTPATVRAHHGYGVSDPEGFAAMGIVETLVHTYDIAGGLGIGHLWAPPADLCARVLDRLFPDVTADVTADVTADVTADARPDDPWDVLLWATGRGTLPGRPRRTTWRWYGVPAGER; encoded by the coding sequence ATGCCAGACACCGGAGACCCCGCCGCCATCGAGTCCGCCCCCGTCACCGCCGAAGACGTCACCACCGCCGTACGTCTTGCCGTGGCTGTCCTTCGGGAGGCCCCCGATGACGCCGACTGGAGCGGCAAGGCCGGCGGGCTCGAATGGGACTGCTGGGAGACCGTCGAGCACCTCGCGGACGACCTCTTCGCGTACGCCGCGCAGCTCGGGCCCGAGCGGCCGCCGCTGGACCGTGAGGTGCCCTTCCTCTGGTACCGGCGGCGGGACGGCGGCCCCTCCAACGTCACCTTCGCCGACCGAGAGGCCGGCGTCGCGGGGCTGTTGCAGGTCCTGGAGTCGTGCGGCGCCCTCCTGACCGCCATGGTCGCGACCACGCCCGCGACGGTCCGCGCCCACCACGGGTACGGCGTCTCCGATCCGGAGGGCTTCGCCGCGATGGGGATCGTGGAGACGCTGGTCCACACGTACGACATCGCGGGCGGCCTCGGCATCGGTCACCTCTGGGCACCGCCCGCCGACCTCTGCGCCCGCGTCCTCGACCGCCTCTTCCCGGACGTGACGGCGGATGTGACGGCGGACGTGACAGCAGACGTGACGGCGGACGCCCGACCGGACGATCCGTGGGACGTCCTCCTCTGGGCCACCGGACGCGGCACCCTCCCCGGCCGGCCCCGCCGCACCACATGGCGCTGGTACGGCGTTCCCGCGGGCGAACGCTGA
- a CDS encoding DUF4232 domain-containing protein: MKHTHATQTLLAGLALISTLGLTACNGDDTGTTGAGSPDSAAGATAGGSGGSGGGSDQGTGGGTSGNTGGNESGGGGEGKSGGNDSGQGTGAGTGSNTNGKSGICRSDELEVSAVDNSTDKTEGIVTVQFKNGGGRDCTINGYAGVDLKTATGDTLSVDRNGEKAHPGVLKDGESAAFNITFPINNSGGSGVRVSKILVTPPNETKTVTIAWPAGSLPADNPDAPSGGPKLSISPVGTVSDSPAG; this comes from the coding sequence ATGAAGCACACGCATGCCACCCAGACCCTCCTCGCCGGTCTCGCGCTGATCAGCACGCTCGGCCTGACCGCCTGCAACGGAGACGACACCGGCACCACGGGTGCGGGGTCCCCCGACTCCGCCGCCGGCGCCACGGCGGGCGGCAGCGGCGGCTCGGGCGGCGGGTCCGACCAGGGAACCGGAGGCGGCACCTCCGGCAACACCGGCGGCAACGAGAGCGGTGGCGGCGGCGAGGGCAAGAGCGGCGGCAACGACAGCGGCCAGGGCACCGGCGCCGGCACCGGCTCGAACACGAACGGCAAGTCCGGCATCTGCCGCAGCGACGAGCTGGAGGTCTCCGCCGTCGACAACAGCACCGACAAGACCGAGGGGATCGTCACCGTCCAGTTCAAGAACGGCGGCGGCCGCGACTGCACCATCAACGGTTACGCCGGCGTCGACCTCAAGACCGCCACCGGCGACACCCTCTCCGTGGACCGCAACGGCGAGAAGGCGCACCCGGGTGTCCTCAAGGACGGCGAGTCCGCCGCCTTCAACATCACGTTCCCCATCAACAACAGCGGTGGCTCCGGTGTCCGCGTCTCCAAGATCCTCGTGACGCCGCCGAACGAGACGAAGACCGTCACCATCGCCTGGCCCGCGGGCTCCCTCCCCGCGGACAACCCCGATGCCCCCTCCGGTGGCCCGAAGCTGTCGATCAGTCCGGTCGGCACGGTCAGCGACTCCCCCGCGGGCTGA
- a CDS encoding SCO6880 family protein: protein MTTQSHLSQPVAPRRTYLIGRARPNAIVGKNRETGEIALIIVGAFLGMMCGLLVPVLALRIVLLSGLPMLAIAAVYVPYKGRTFYKWFEINRSYKRSLKRGTAYRSAAPEAGVRLDGREVEVGPPPGIGRISWLAAPFGPDEIAVLLHADRRTVTAAIEIEGPGVGLRDSEDQEALVDRFGTLLKHVANGDGFVTRLQMLARTLPADPDAHAKDVSVRGDDRALPWLQQSYDQLQSMVSTSSEQHRAYLVACMHYSRDLAAEAQAMARAARPAGGRKLDKDAGLAVVMARELTDICSRLQEADIRVRQPLGQGRLSSLVHSMYDPDHPIDHIQAMTKRNAWPAELDAMEPTYLQAKTRESSTRAPWCHATAWVKEWPMTPVGVNFLAPLLVHTPDVIRTVAVTMDLEPTEVAIERMLTEKTNDEAEASRQAKMNRTVDPRDIASHSRLDQRGEDLASGAAGVNLVGYITVSSRSPEALARDKRTIRASAGKSYLKLEWCDREHHRAFVNTLPFATGIRR from the coding sequence TTGACGACCCAGTCCCACCTGTCCCAGCCGGTCGCGCCCCGCCGCACATATCTGATCGGCCGCGCCCGGCCGAACGCGATCGTCGGAAAGAACCGCGAGACCGGGGAGATCGCCCTGATCATCGTGGGCGCCTTCCTCGGCATGATGTGCGGGCTCCTGGTCCCCGTCCTCGCCCTCCGCATCGTGCTGCTCTCCGGCCTCCCGATGCTCGCCATCGCGGCGGTGTACGTCCCGTACAAGGGCCGGACGTTCTACAAGTGGTTCGAAATCAATCGGAGTTACAAGCGGTCGCTGAAGCGCGGTACCGCCTATCGGTCCGCTGCCCCCGAGGCGGGCGTCCGGCTCGACGGGCGGGAGGTCGAGGTCGGGCCGCCGCCCGGCATCGGCCGTATCAGCTGGCTGGCCGCGCCCTTCGGCCCGGACGAGATCGCCGTGCTGCTGCACGCCGACCGGCGGACCGTCACCGCCGCCATCGAGATCGAGGGCCCTGGCGTCGGCCTGCGCGACAGCGAGGACCAGGAAGCCCTCGTCGACCGGTTCGGGACGCTCCTCAAGCACGTCGCCAACGGGGACGGGTTCGTCACCCGGCTGCAGATGCTCGCGCGTACGCTGCCCGCCGACCCGGACGCCCACGCCAAGGACGTCAGCGTGCGCGGCGACGACCGGGCGCTGCCCTGGCTCCAGCAGTCGTACGACCAGCTGCAGTCCATGGTGTCCACCAGCAGCGAGCAGCACCGCGCCTACCTCGTCGCCTGCATGCACTACTCCCGGGACCTCGCCGCCGAGGCCCAGGCGATGGCCCGCGCGGCCCGCCCGGCCGGCGGCAGGAAGCTCGACAAGGACGCCGGGCTCGCCGTCGTCATGGCGCGCGAGCTCACCGACATCTGCTCGCGCCTCCAGGAAGCCGACATCCGGGTGCGGCAGCCGCTCGGTCAGGGGCGGCTCTCCTCGCTGGTGCACTCCATGTACGACCCGGACCACCCCATCGACCACATCCAGGCGATGACGAAGCGCAACGCCTGGCCCGCCGAGCTCGACGCCATGGAGCCCACCTACCTCCAGGCGAAGACCCGCGAGTCCTCCACCCGCGCCCCGTGGTGCCACGCGACGGCCTGGGTGAAGGAGTGGCCGATGACGCCCGTCGGCGTCAACTTCCTCGCCCCGCTGCTCGTCCACACCCCGGACGTCATCAGGACGGTGGCCGTGACGATGGACCTCGAACCCACCGAGGTCGCCATCGAGCGGATGCTCACCGAGAAGACGAACGACGAGGCGGAGGCGAGCCGCCAGGCCAAGATGAACCGTACGGTCGACCCCCGCGACATCGCCTCGCACTCCCGCCTGGACCAGCGCGGCGAGGACCTGGCGAGCGGCGCGGCGGGCGTGAACCTCGTCGGGTACATCACGGTCTCTTCCCGTTCCCCGGAGGCGCTCGCGCGCGACAAGCGCACGATTCGCGCCTCCGCCGGCAAGTCGTATCTGAAGCTGGAGTGGTGCGACCGCGAGCACCACAGGGCCTTCGTCAACACGCTGCCGTTCGCGACCGGCATCCGACGCTAG
- a CDS encoding ATP-binding protein, translated as MRDPLTVLTDAFTAFLFGKVETTRLPVRTSTGQAQAVYLPTAAPGLGDSGVIIGREVYSGKGYIYDPFQLYGQQLPAPHWLVLGESGNGKSALEKTYVLRQLRFKDRQVVVLDAQGEDGVGEWNLIAQELGITPIRLDPTAALDMGIRLNPLDPAITTTGQLALLRTIIEVAMGHGLDERSGFALKVAHAYVNETIVERQPVLTDIVEQLRHPEPESAEAMNVAIDDVRAWGLDVALVLDRLVDGDLRGMFDGPTTVGIDLDAPLIVFDLSHIDRNSIAMPILMAIVGVWLEHTWIRPDRKKRIFLVEEAWHIINSPFVAQLFQRLLKFGRRLGLSFVAVVHHLSDVVDGAAAKEAAAILKMASTRTIYAQKADEARATGRVLGLPRWAVEIIPTLTPGIAVWDVNGNVQVVKHLITETERPLVFTDRAMTESSADLPHEAPSDDALRAAELEAEERAAYMEQHAG; from the coding sequence ATGCGGGATCCGCTGACCGTCCTCACGGACGCCTTCACCGCCTTCCTGTTCGGGAAGGTCGAGACGACCAGGCTTCCGGTGCGTACGTCCACGGGGCAGGCCCAGGCGGTCTACCTCCCGACGGCCGCGCCGGGCCTCGGCGACTCGGGCGTGATCATCGGGCGTGAGGTGTACTCCGGCAAGGGGTACATCTACGACCCCTTCCAGCTGTACGGGCAGCAGCTGCCCGCACCGCACTGGCTGGTGCTCGGCGAGTCGGGCAACGGCAAGTCGGCGCTGGAGAAGACGTACGTGCTGCGGCAGCTGCGCTTCAAGGACCGGCAGGTCGTCGTCCTGGACGCGCAGGGCGAGGACGGCGTCGGCGAGTGGAACCTCATCGCCCAGGAGCTGGGCATAACTCCCATCCGCCTCGACCCGACGGCCGCCCTGGACATGGGGATCCGGCTGAACCCGCTGGACCCGGCGATCACGACGACCGGACAGCTCGCGCTCCTGCGGACGATCATCGAGGTCGCGATGGGGCACGGACTCGACGAGCGGTCGGGCTTCGCACTGAAGGTCGCCCACGCGTACGTCAACGAGACGATCGTCGAGCGCCAGCCGGTCCTGACGGACATCGTGGAGCAACTGCGCCACCCCGAGCCGGAGTCGGCCGAGGCGATGAACGTCGCCATAGACGACGTACGGGCGTGGGGCCTGGACGTGGCGCTCGTCCTCGACCGCCTCGTCGACGGCGACCTGCGGGGCATGTTCGACGGGCCGACGACGGTCGGCATCGACCTCGACGCCCCGCTGATCGTCTTCGACCTCTCCCACATCGACCGCAACTCCATCGCCATGCCGATCCTGATGGCGATCGTGGGCGTGTGGCTGGAGCACACCTGGATCCGCCCGGACCGCAAGAAGCGCATCTTCCTGGTGGAAGAGGCGTGGCACATCATCAACTCGCCCTTCGTGGCCCAGCTGTTCCAGCGCCTGTTGAAGTTCGGCCGACGGCTCGGCCTGTCCTTCGTGGCGGTGGTCCACCACCTGAGCGACGTCGTGGACGGAGCGGCGGCCAAGGAGGCGGCCGCGATCCTGAAGATGGCGTCCACCCGGACCATCTACGCCCAGAAGGCGGACGAGGCGAGGGCGACAGGGCGGGTCCTCGGGCTGCCCAGGTGGGCGGTGGAGATCATCCCGACGCTCACGCCGGGTATCGCGGTCTGGGACGTGAACGGCAACGTGCAGGTGGTGAAGCACCTGATCACCGAGACGGAACGGCCGCTGGTCTTCACCGACCGCGCCATGACCGAGTCGTCGGCCGACCTCCCCCACGAAGCCCCGTCCGACGACGCGCTGCGCGCGGCGGAGCTGGAGGCGGAGGAGCGGGCGGCGTACATGGAGCAGCATGCGGGATGA
- a CDS encoding type IV secretory system conjugative DNA transfer family protein has protein sequence MGFLGFLIGATVLVWSATNLAGRFARGAWPEKVSFGHTPPAVRHLIGNPKDVAGAWPETPADQLSGYGLFWGLFIGQLMVLIVMTVFVMGTVTRWRAVRRARREGAEPTGSATAPAEGAGGGGSMGPVTASAAGEAAAPGEAATPTPGPGPGLGPVPEPGSGLGPGSGSVPGPGSGSVPGLGPGPGPGPTSVPTPGPPPAVPGVPAPPFPSPTHSPTPFPATTPVEHVTPVAAAPASDTPPAAVPPTVPTVPTPRSPLVLGGPATRRPLAVQAVQDAEGAALVLTSDPTLWAETKDARAKLGPVLLYDPSHLCDTPARLHWSPTRGCADKATADTRAAALLAPTRPASKLDVAVADTAQLLMRSFLHAAAVADKPMKIVHRWSQGNQVQEAVRILRTHPKAASGSAGELEAALTAHPERRDMAQELTARSLAALFTVHVRESCTPNRTDALSLDSFVDEGGTLFVVGEAIEDPKSRQGPGAMPLLTALASSVVEHGRRMAARSSSGRLDPPMTLVLDDVAAVAPLPQLPELLSTGADRGLPTLALLRSREQGRSRWPDSELPVT, from the coding sequence GTGGGGTTCCTGGGGTTCCTGATCGGGGCCACGGTCCTCGTCTGGTCGGCCACGAACCTCGCGGGGCGGTTCGCGCGGGGCGCGTGGCCGGAGAAGGTCTCGTTCGGCCATACGCCGCCCGCGGTACGCCACTTGATCGGCAACCCCAAGGACGTGGCAGGCGCCTGGCCGGAGACCCCGGCGGACCAGCTGTCGGGGTACGGCCTGTTCTGGGGCCTGTTCATCGGCCAGCTGATGGTGCTGATCGTGATGACGGTCTTCGTGATGGGGACGGTTACGCGGTGGCGTGCTGTCCGGAGGGCTCGGCGGGAGGGAGCGGAGCCGACGGGATCGGCCACCGCTCCGGCCGAGGGTGCTGGGGGCGGCGGGTCCATGGGTCCCGTTACGGCTTCGGCAGCTGGTGAGGCAGCGGCGCCTGGTGAGGCAGCGACACCGACGCCGGGTCCCGGCCCGGGACTGGGTCCGGTGCCGGAACCGGGATCGGGACTGGGTCCGGGATCGGGATCGGTGCCGGGACCGGGATCGGGGTCGGTGCCGGGACTGGGTCCGGGACCGGGACCGGGACCGACCTCCGTCCCGACACCGGGCCCCCCTCCGGCGGTACCGGGTGTCCCCGCACCGCCCTTCCCCTCCCCCACCCACTCCCCCACGCCCTTCCCCGCCACCACACCCGTCGAGCACGTCACCCCCGTCGCCGCAGCCCCCGCCAGCGACACACCTCCCGCGGCCGTGCCCCCCACCGTCCCCACCGTCCCCACCCCCCGCTCCCCCCTGGTCCTCGGCGGCCCCGCCACGCGCCGCCCCCTCGCGGTGCAGGCCGTGCAGGATGCCGAGGGAGCCGCGCTCGTCCTGACCTCCGATCCCACCCTGTGGGCCGAGACCAAGGACGCGCGGGCCAAGCTCGGGCCCGTCCTGCTCTACGACCCCTCCCACCTGTGCGACACCCCGGCCCGCCTCCACTGGTCCCCCACCCGCGGCTGCGCGGACAAGGCCACGGCGGACACCCGGGCCGCCGCGCTCCTCGCCCCGACAAGACCCGCGTCGAAGCTGGACGTCGCCGTGGCCGACACGGCCCAGCTCCTGATGCGCAGCTTTCTGCACGCCGCCGCGGTCGCGGACAAGCCGATGAAGATCGTGCACCGCTGGTCGCAGGGCAACCAGGTGCAGGAGGCGGTACGCATCCTCCGTACGCATCCGAAGGCCGCGTCCGGCTCCGCGGGGGAGCTGGAGGCGGCGCTCACCGCGCATCCGGAACGTCGGGACATGGCCCAGGAGCTGACCGCCCGTTCGCTGGCCGCGCTCTTCACCGTGCACGTGCGCGAATCCTGCACCCCGAACCGAACTGATGCGCTCTCCCTGGATTCCTTCGTCGATGAAGGGGGCACGCTTTTTGTGGTGGGTGAGGCGATCGAGGATCCCAAGTCCCGCCAAGGCCCGGGTGCCATGCCCCTGTTGACGGCACTCGCCTCCAGCGTGGTCGAGCACGGCCGGCGCATGGCCGCACGGTCATCCTCCGGTCGGCTCGACCCACCAATGACGCTCGTCCTGGACGACGTCGCCGCGGTGGCTCCGCTGCCCCAGCTGCCGGAGCTGCTCTCCACCGGCGCGGACCGGGGCCTGCCGACCCTGGCCCTGCTCCGGTCGCGGGAACAGGGCAGGTCACGCTGGCCGGACAGCGAACTGCCGGTGACGTAG
- a CDS encoding GNAT family N-acetyltransferase: MEHEYVVRTVRADEWPQVRELRLAALRDPAAPVAFLETYEEAAAKPDSFWQERAAGAASGSAVRQFVAEDADGVWVGSVTVLVEEAGADDVFGGVIEQRQAHVVGVFVRPEHRGSGATEALFDAAVGWAWGLDGLERVRLYVHEGNPRAQAFYRRFGFVRSGEVVPVPGDPSSREFELVLKRP, encoded by the coding sequence ATGGAACACGAGTACGTCGTACGAACCGTCCGCGCCGACGAGTGGCCGCAGGTCAGGGAGTTGAGGCTGGCCGCGCTGCGGGACCCGGCGGCGCCGGTCGCCTTCCTGGAGACGTACGAGGAGGCCGCGGCGAAGCCGGACTCGTTCTGGCAGGAGCGTGCCGCGGGGGCCGCGAGCGGTTCCGCGGTACGGCAGTTCGTGGCCGAGGACGCGGACGGCGTGTGGGTCGGCTCGGTGACCGTGCTGGTCGAGGAGGCCGGGGCGGACGACGTCTTCGGCGGGGTGATCGAGCAGCGGCAGGCGCACGTGGTGGGGGTCTTCGTGCGGCCCGAGCACCGGGGCAGCGGCGCGACGGAGGCGTTGTTCGATGCCGCTGTCGGGTGGGCGTGGGGTCTGGACGGGCTCGAGCGGGTGCGGCTGTACGTCCATGAGGGCAACCCGCGGGCGCAGGCGTTCTACCGGCGCTTCGGGTTCGTACGCAGCGGAGAGGTCGTACCGGTGCCGGGGGACCCGTCCTCGCGGGAGTTCGAGCTGGTGCTGAAGCGGCCCTGA
- a CDS encoding ATP-binding cassette domain-containing protein — MIRAYGLTKHYGGKSAKKAVDDLSFEVLPGAVTGFLGPNGAGKSTTMRMLIGLDAPTGGRATIGGRAYANHPAPLHEVGALLEARSVHPGRSAYHHLMALAHTHSIPRSRVDAVLDLAGIHEVARKRVKGFSLGMGQRLGIAAALLGDPATVILDEPVNGLDPEGVLWIRTLLKSLAAEGRTVLVSSHLMSEMALTAEHLIIIGRGKLLADTTVERFVRESGSGSVKVVTPEAGHLTELLAGPGVRISGDTPGVLDVRGTDAEHIGRTAAAHGIPLFELTPHTASLEQAFMDLTRDSVDYVAATNNPAAPATRRSEGVAA; from the coding sequence ATGATTCGGGCATACGGACTGACCAAGCACTACGGCGGCAAGTCCGCCAAGAAGGCCGTCGACGACCTCAGCTTCGAGGTGCTCCCCGGCGCCGTCACCGGCTTCCTCGGCCCCAACGGCGCGGGCAAGTCCACCACCATGCGGATGCTCATCGGCCTCGACGCACCCACCGGCGGCCGCGCCACCATCGGCGGCCGCGCCTACGCGAACCACCCCGCGCCCCTCCACGAGGTCGGCGCGCTCCTGGAGGCCCGCTCGGTCCACCCGGGCCGCTCCGCGTACCACCACCTCATGGCGCTCGCCCACACCCACTCCATCCCCAGGAGCCGCGTCGACGCGGTCCTGGACCTGGCCGGCATCCACGAGGTCGCGCGCAAGCGCGTCAAGGGCTTCTCCCTCGGCATGGGGCAGCGCCTCGGCATCGCGGCCGCCCTGCTCGGCGACCCGGCCACGGTGATCCTCGACGAGCCGGTCAACGGCCTCGACCCCGAGGGCGTCCTGTGGATCCGCACCCTCCTCAAGTCCCTCGCCGCGGAGGGCCGTACGGTCCTCGTCTCCTCGCACCTCATGAGCGAGATGGCGCTGACCGCCGAACACCTGATCATCATCGGCCGCGGCAAGCTCCTCGCCGACACCACCGTCGAGCGCTTCGTACGCGAGTCGGGCTCCGGCTCGGTCAAGGTCGTGACCCCCGAGGCGGGCCACCTGACCGAACTGCTCGCGGGACCCGGCGTGCGGATCTCCGGCGACACCCCGGGCGTCCTCGACGTACGCGGCACCGACGCGGAGCACATCGGGCGCACCGCCGCGGCCCACGGCATCCCGCTCTTCGAACTGACCCCGCACACGGCGTCGTTGGAGCAGGCGTTCATGGACCTGACGCGTGACTCCGTCGACTACGTCGCTGCGACGAACAACCCTGCCGCCCCCGCCACCCGTCGCTCGGAAGGAGTCGCGGCATGA
- a CDS encoding ABC transporter permease yields the protein MTTALTAPPAPTARTAPVHRLSTKGVIRSEWHKLWTLRSTWITLITASALVLAVGITMGSTYDGDDADVDTIVFTLFGTQLSQICLAVLGILVTAGEYSTGMIRSSLAAVPRRVPVLWSKAGVFAAVAFALSLATNILTFLVAQIWLADTDKKLSLTDPGVFGALTTSAVSLTLLSLIALGLGALFRSVPGAIGAFVATVLILPEVLTMLPFGAVDTAMKYFPAQAASSLGSVARVENTIAPGTAVLTLVLWAAAIMGAAAMLLKRRDV from the coding sequence ATGACCACCGCCCTCACCGCACCCCCTGCCCCCACCGCCCGCACCGCCCCCGTCCACCGCCTCAGCACCAAGGGCGTCATCCGCTCCGAATGGCACAAGCTGTGGACGCTCCGCTCGACGTGGATCACCCTGATCACCGCGAGCGCCCTGGTCCTCGCGGTCGGCATCACCATGGGTTCGACGTACGACGGCGACGACGCCGACGTGGACACCATCGTCTTCACCCTCTTCGGCACCCAGCTGTCCCAGATCTGCCTCGCCGTCCTCGGCATCCTCGTCACCGCGGGCGAGTACTCGACGGGCATGATCCGTTCCTCGCTCGCCGCGGTCCCGCGCCGCGTGCCCGTCCTGTGGTCCAAGGCAGGCGTCTTCGCGGCGGTCGCGTTCGCCCTGTCCCTCGCGACGAACATCCTGACCTTCCTCGTCGCCCAGATCTGGCTCGCGGACACCGACAAGAAGCTGTCGCTCACCGACCCGGGCGTCTTCGGCGCCCTCACGACCAGCGCCGTCTCCCTCACCCTGCTGAGCCTTATCGCGCTCGGCCTCGGCGCCCTGTTCCGCTCGGTGCCCGGAGCGATCGGCGCGTTCGTCGCGACGGTCCTGATCCTGCCCGAGGTCCTGACGATGCTGCCGTTCGGCGCCGTGGACACCGCCATGAAGTACTTTCCCGCCCAGGCCGCGAGCTCCCTCGGCTCGGTGGCCCGCGTGGAGAACACCATCGCGCCGGGCACCGCCGTCCTCACGCTCGTCCTGTGGGCGGCGGCCATCATGGGCGCGGCGGCGATGCTGCTCAAGCGACGCGACGTATGA